The genomic window GAAGAATCCCCCCAGGCGCACAGGTCCTACCTTCAATGGCGATGACGTGCTCCCGGATCTGGTTCTGCAGCAGCGGCTCGTCCAGCCGCTCCAGCAGCTCGTAGATGGAGTAGATGTTGGGGTGGACCGACTCGAACCTCTGGATCTCGGCCCGGATGGCGGCCGAGTTGGCCAGGTGCTGCTGGTAGTTCATCCcgctcatcctcctcctcctctccggaGGTGAGCCGATGGGGTCCAAGGTGAGGAAGGGGGTGATGGAGAGGGAGGTGACGGCTGTGTTGGAGTCTCCGCTGCCGGGGACCGTCTTTACATCCCCGGGTACCGgatgcggcggcggcggcgctgctgctgctactggaCGCAGACAGCTGCACTTCCCCGGGGCGTCACAGCTCCCAATCCCGCTGCAGCGACAGATGAGCGGCACGCCGGGAGGGGCTCCCCCATATCAGACCGTGTGGGACTAGGATCCGGTTCGGCTAGGAGCCTCAGGTCCGGTCCGGTCCCGTCATCAGCGACCAGAAGGAGCAAAAATGGCCTTGCGGCTAAGAGGCTAGGCTAGCGGCTAAAAGCTAACGCGCTACAGCTTCCTAACCGGGAAAACAGGACCGTCTCCGCTCCTCGGACATCCAAAGGGGGGCAGCTGGACTCCAGGAGACGGGATCAAAACGTGGCCCAAACCGGCAGCTGGGCCGGTCCGGTAGTTTAGTGGACCGCGGTGGGGCAGTTCGGATGCCTATTCCCGTCCGTTGTTTCCTCTTCCCTCCAGCTCCGTCCTCTATCCCGACTTCGACCCACCTGCTGGAACCCCGAGGAGCCCGAGCGTGTGTGAAGCGGACCCAGGTGTTGTGGAAGCTCGGTTCCTACAGGTACGTCCCTCACGCGGCACCGGAACACTCAGCGGCCCCCTGTTCCAGCGCGTTCAGGGCCATTCCGTGTCGGTGGAGCCGCCGCAGTTCAACCAGGAACGTCACTGTCGTCGATGTTTCTACCCGGAGGGTCAGGTTACACACAACACACCGCGACTTCCGGAGATGGTTTACAAAATAAGAGGCGTCTCCGTTAAGTCTGAAGTGATGAGCAACAATTGAGAAACGTTGGTTTATTTTAACTTCTCGTTAATAAAAGTGAGGCTTAACACATCAAAGAGAAAAATACGGCGACTGAAAGGTAGAGTTTGGACCTTATAACACTTTGCATCTTACTTTTTCATTTGGGTTGTCACTTTGAATTGatactgtacttttattttggaaaccAGCCATCGTCTTTTCCGGTGTTTTTGGGTCCACCATCGCGAGCTTAACTCAGACGTTCATGAACACATGATCCGCGCAGACCACGCAGGAATAGATCAATCACTTAAATTCATTGATCTCCTCTCGTGAAGTGACTTCCTTTGGaactctttcaaaataaagctgaaaCCAGGGAAAACCACAGGACTCCACCCACAAAGGATGTCCAGCACTTTATTAACTTTATCATCTCCAAACATTACAGATCCACAGGTCCAGAGTGGACCAGAACCGGGCCAGAGCCAGTCCAGACCCGGAACAGCGCCTTCTACTGGGTGGACGCAGCGACTCTCTCTCCGtccagcaggaagtgatgcaCAATGCCATCCTTCTTCTTCCCGCTGCCCACAGCCTTGATGCAGCAGTCGTGTcctcccagcaggaagtgagtcTCTGTGCCATCATCCACAAACTCCCCCTGTCGACAAACAAGACTCAGTGGcaataggagtgtgtgtgtgtgtgtgtgtgtgtgtgtgtgtgtgtgtgtgtgtgtgtgtgtgtgtgtgtgtgtgtgtgtgcgtctcagATCTACAGCGTGGTAAGGATCTATATTGTTGGTGCTGGAGAACGAGCCTTCTTGGAGGGACCTCATCATTGGCTGGGTCAGTCTCACCGTTGTGTCCACTCTGCTCCCGTTGCACCAAACATCCATGGTGTCTTTTTCTAGTGaccaacagaaaaaataatttaaggcTGAGATCTTGAACCTGGGGAAGAGGGTAGGTTGGGGGTTGTTGATTCAAACATATCAATTGTCTGTTGTCCAATCAGGCAGAGGCTGGTCGTCCTGCTTCCTGAAATAACTGACCTCAGGAACTTGGAGGAACATGGAGGAACAACATCATGGGGGGAGCTCCAACTTCCAGgggctcaaaaaaaaaaaaacaggagggcgggaagaagagaaggaataCAATAACCCACCTAGAACAACCCTGCAGTCTTCTCCATCCAGCTGGAACAACCAGGTTCTGGTCGTCCGGGCCCGGTTGTCCATGAACGTCTGCAGGCTCTTCCCGGAGATCTGCAGCTCATACTCGTAGGCAAAGCCAGTGACAGCCTCAATGGTGATGGTGGCCAGGGTACCAGCACGTCCCACCAGGAAGGTCTCCTTCCCAACCAGCTTGAACATCCAGTCCTTCCTGATCACCTCCTGGCGAGACAGACAGCCAATCATCAGCACCACAGGGTCACGTCTCCAACAATACTAACAATTCTAACCGGGTCTCACCTGTCCGTTGACATAAACAACCCGTTTGCCGGTGGCGGTGCCGTGAGCGAACTCAATCCTGTAAACGCCGTCACTGAGCGCCACCTCCCATGCCGCCACCAGGTCTCCAGTCGGCATGTCTGGGAGTCAGAACATTGACCTCAGCTGGACCTCAGGCTGTTGGACTCCAGGCGCCGGACCGGTCAGCCCTGCTGGGCGGAGGCGTCCACTCAGCAGCAGGAGTATTACTGTAAGAGGATTTCAGGTGTCTCTGGACACAGCTGATCTGGGGTCAGGTGAACCAACAGGTGTTTAAGTGATTCATCCCTGTAGCGGACCTCTGAACGGGTCCACCAGAATGCTCTGGTGACATAATTCTGCAGCTAACCAATCACAGAACACCTCACAGTGAAGGTTCCTGAGCCGACGGTTCCACCTAGTGGACAACAGAGGCATGACAGCTGGACCGGGTCACCACGGTTCTGACATCCCTTATGAACTAGAGGAAGCCCTGATTTGTAGGCccttcaaacagaaaaaaaaaaactggacccTCCGGATCGATGACAGTTTCAAGTTTTATTCAAGGTGCAGACAGACGTCGGCACCAGACGACACCGACAGACGGTTAGAAGGGATTGAATGGCTGGTGGCCCGTGGCATGTCCCTTCAGGCGCCACCAGGACCCAGACCAGAACAACACAGGGGTTCTGTCCGTCATGGGCAGGGCCCACTTGTGACAGTAGATCGATAAAGGTTTCATTCAAAGACGGGGATGCACGCATATGCTAACGTCAGGAATGTGTGACGATAAAGACATAACCGGACCGGGACAGCAGGTCAGGGGTCCACCGGAACCTGGAACCGGACGGCCAGAACACTAGGAGCGTGGCTATAAGTATATGGACGTCAGTGAGCAAAGAGCATGTCACAGCTATAGTACATAGCAGCTCATAGCACATAGCAACTGTAAGGCGTAGCAGATGTAGCACTTAGAACCTGT from Antennarius striatus isolate MH-2024 chromosome 24, ASM4005453v1, whole genome shotgun sequence includes these protein-coding regions:
- the LOC137591298 gene encoding fas apoptotic inhibitory molecule 1-like — its product is MPTGDLVAAWEVALSDGVYRIEFAHGTATGKRVVYVNGQEVIRKDWMFKLVGKETFLVGRAGTLATITIEAVTGFAYEYELQISGKSLQTFMDNRARTTRTWLFQLDGEDCRVVLEKDTMDVWCNGSRVDTTGEFVDDGTETHFLLGGHDCCIKAVGSGKKKDGIVHHFLLDGERVAASTQ